The Cicer arietinum cultivar CDC Frontier isolate Library 1 chromosome 1, Cicar.CDCFrontier_v2.0, whole genome shotgun sequence genome contains the following window.
GGAACACCCAAAACCTTGTGGCTTTTGCAATTATTGCGTAGCACATGATATGGGGAAGAGTAGGAATATAAGGGAAGTTGGTCCAGTCAGCAATTTTGACTTTGAGAACATCATGGATCTACTCGACAATATGATTGTTTCGCAGCTTCCATCACAGTACAGAGTATTTATTTTCGATGATTGTGATACTTTGTCGGCAGATTGTTGGAATGCTATATCAAAGGTCATTGATCGAGCACCTAGACGTGTGGTTTTTATCCTTGTCAGTACTAGTCTTGATGTCTTGCCTCATATAATAATATCCAGGTGTCAAAAATTCTTTTTTCCAAAGCTGAAGGATGCAGATATTGTGTATACACTGCAGTGGATTGCAACCAAAGAAGGGCTAGATATTGATAAGGATGCCTTGAAACTCATTGCGTCAAGGTCAGACGGATCATTGAGAGATGCCGAGATGACCCTTGAGCAACTTAGTTTGCTTGGTCAGAGAATTTCTGTTCCACTTGTTCAAGAGCTGGTCAGTTGTTTATGTTTAGTTTGTTTCTTTTGTCAGTACTTCTTTCACTAGATTTTATTGTGAATTGCTGTTAATATTGCTAAATACTTTCTTCAGGTAGGGCTTATATCCGATGAGAAGTTGGTGGATCTGCTCGATTTGGCATTATCCGCAGACACAGTTAACACTGTGAAGAATTTGAGAGTAATAATGGAAGCTGGTGTTGAACCAATAGCTTTGATGTCACAGCTTGCTACAGTAATTACTGATATACTTGCTGGGACCTATGATTTCACTAAAGAAAGGCGAAGAAGGAAGTTCTTCCGGAGACAACCATGTGAGTAAATACTCTCTTCTTTTGTAGATAGTTTACTAGTTTATCAAATACTATTTGCAAACTGAGGTGACACTGATGGTTGATCATGTTAGTCCGCAGATCAGATCAAAagtaactaaaaatatatgctTCCCCATTTGAAATTCTCATCATCCTTTAAACATATGCATGCATACATACTTACATGTGTATtacatacacacacacacacacacatatatatatatatgtatgtatgtatatgaACTGAATTTTCAGATAATTATTATGTATATACACATGTATGTACACACACATAAATGCGTTTCTATGTGCAAACGTATGTATGCATGGGTGCATATACACATACATATAAATGGATTTcctgattaatattttttatatacatatcTATTTACACACACCATACATAGATAAATGTGTTTGTATGTACATATAAATgcatgtgtgtatatatatatatatatatggattttCTAATAAATTTTGTCTAACCTTATGGCTTTACATTTCTGTCTATGTGGAGACTACAGAGACTAAATTTGGTTTCATATTTATGAGTATACATTTTTCATTATTTCCTTTCACAATTTGTTGATAATGATTTCTGTCTCAGTGTCCAAAGACGACATGGAAAAGCTTCGTCAAGCTCTGAAAACTTTATCTGAGGCAGAGAAGCAGTTGAGGATGTCCAATGACAAGCTAACGTGGTTGACAGCTGCATTGCTTCAACTTGCTCCAGACCAGCAATATGTATTGCCTACTTCATCTGATAATAGTTTCAATCATAGTCCCTTCGCTCTACAAAACGGAAATGTGAAAGAAGCTAATAGAAACACCGGTAATCCTGTTGAAATTCCTAATAGAACGAGGCGAATGTCAATGGATGCTAGAATGGAAAATTTCCATGCTGGAAGCTCAGCAGACGGTATGACAAAAGGTCTTAGTCCAGAGAAAAGAAGACTTAGCGTGTCTGGTTTTGCTCCGCAACATACTTATTCACATTCCACCGAAAAGACTAGGGTAAATGAAAGGAAGACTCTGGATAAAAACCGCAAAGAAATTGAAGAGATATGGTTAGAGGTGCTAGAGAGGATTCACTATCCTGGTCTCAAAGAGTTTTTGTATAAAGCTGGCAAGCTGATCTTCATTAGCTTTGGCGCAGGTGAAAATCACATCttcactatttttatttaacaatgcaattaataaatttttgtagtGATTTAGTTAAATGTTCCCTCTTAAGATTGTCATTCATGGAATTGACTCTTCTAAAGTGATATAGAGGGAAAAGTACCAAGTTATGGTAATTAATTGACAAATCAAAGATTGAGATTGTGATCATATGTAAAGTTGTCATAATGAGCTAACCCACCTCAACCGGGCTCGGTCCATCAAGAGTTGATGGGTTAAGTGAGTTGGCttgttaatttgtttttccaaattaaagaaaaatttgaaaaagaaacaacatgaaaaaaaaattaattttatgaaaatatttcaaaaattgaagATTAACAAGGTTAAGTGAGCCAACCCTGCTCAAATTCACATTGGCTGTAGGTTAAGTGAGCTGGGTGAAAGTAAATTGAGAAACATTATCCATTTGCTTTCCAACCCAACCCACTGACGGGTTTGGGTGGCTTACGGCCTTGTACTACTACTAGTACTAAGTACTGATATCATGGTTTATGGATTTTAGAGTTTATCAAAAAATTAAGAGAACTTACTACATGCATGGTAATCGGAATAATAATTATGGGATTTCTATTTTGAGTTCTTTCAGTTCACTTATTTggcatttattttttatgatgtatCTCATTAGTTGATATTTTTACCATTTTATGGGTTGATCtttttctgaaacttcattttattcttgttgaacttattgatattgttgtgatattgTTGCCTCTGTCTCTTCGACATTTTTGTTTCTCACTCACATTTTTCCTTTTATCTAAATTCTAATGGTAGCATGATCCTTTATTGTGCAGCTCCAACTGTGCAGCTAATGTTTGACTCTCAACTTTCCAAATCTACTGCTGAGAAGTTCACCGGTCACATCTTACAAGCATTTGAATCTGTTCTTGGATCATCTGTAACCATAGAAAGTAGATGTGAGTCAAATAAAGATGCAGTTTCTCCTGTTCAACTGCCTCTCGTATTGCCTGCTATCAATGACGGTTCATCTCAGATTAGAGACTTAATTCATGTTGGCACTGAAGCCCGTTCACTAAACGAATCTGTTGAAAAGAGAAGGAGTGAAAttgttgaagaagaagaagcatcTCATATGCAGGACAAGAATAATGGGCAGCAGTCGCAAAAATTACCGACTGTAAAGTCACATTTAGACAGAAGAAAGCTTAGTGAGCAAGGTCAAAGCCTAAGTCTTGTAAGAAGTAAGGTATCTCTTGCTCATGTAATCCAGCAGGCAGAAGGTCAGCGAAGTGGGTGGTCAAAACGCAAAGCAGTTTCTATTGCCGAAAAGCTTGAACAAGAGAATTTGTatgtttcttttccttcctcCTCCTTTATTTCAATGTGCACTATAGATTGTTTATAGAGGAAATGCGGcataatttgtaatttaatgATGGTAAGAAGATGAGATTCACAAACAAACTTAGTATATGATATATCTGCTTAttaattctaaaattatttacCCTGTAGGAGACTGGAGCCAAGATCAAGGAGTTTGTTATGTTGGAAAGCTTCTAGAGCGACTCGTCGGAAGGTGATTTGTTTTCTTATGATTCTAAGTTTTATTGTCCATAAGcataaataattagaaaattacGTTTCCAGTTAGCTAAAGAACTGGTTTGGGTTTCCCTTTTgcaatattttaagttttgagCAATAAGTCATagatttttaattcattttctataTTCATGAGCCATAAACTTGAATGCaccatattaataatattatgttacaCTGAGCCAGATCTATTTTAGGTGTGATTCAATTTGAAATATCTTGTGCTAGATCATTAAATCAACTAGGAAGGGACATCCTTATTAACCGAATTTTGAATATAGTTGGCGGTGATCTAATTCTAAGGTTCAAGCTTTTAGAGCTCTAGCCAAACCAAAAGTCTTTTTGTTTTCGTAAGCTATTCATAAAAGCATGCATGCATTGTGTAGTTTAAGATCCATAGTAGGGATTTGGAACTTGTCACGACTCTGCTAAGCTTTTGAACCCCTAATAGAATGAGTAAATAATTATTGAAGTGAAAATTCTCCTAAATTCCCCTAAACATGATGTCAGTTTGTTTTGCATTATTTTATATACTATGAGGACAGTATTTATGTGTTCTATTTTACTGGCAGCTGTCGCGCTTGAAAATCCGAACACGAAAACCACGTGCATTGCTGAACCTTGTTACATGTGGGAAATGTCTCTCCACGAAATCTCCAAGGTAGTTTTGGGAATCTTTCAAAGGTTGGGTTCATTCAATAGGTTATTTGTATTGCctgtatttttatttcctttaattaaataaacgtATGTAGTTACATTTATATATCAGATGAAGAAAATGTAAGAAAGTAGTTGTAGTAGTTAATTCCATTTTAGTGATAAGATATTGTAcacatttttcctttctagtaAATTATTTGATGGAAATTTTAAACTGTTTCAGTAGAATTTTTATTAGTTACTACTGGTTGTCGCTAGTGAGATCTATAATGCAAGTTTGTAGACATATTGATTGTATTATTTGCATTATCAAATCATGAATCTGGACCGTTGTATCAAGCTCGAACATGTTAAATTCAACTTTGTATTTTAGATCCAATTTAGAAATGGGAACGTACCGTCATAGTGGAAAAATCGACCTGTCGAAACTCGCTTTGACGGTTTAGTGTCACTGTTAAATGCGTGATTCTAATAAGTGTTCTTGCTTCTACAGCTCTTTCTACTCCAAATGTTGTTGGatcatcaaatttaatataGGAATAGAAAATACTACAGGTTCAGATTTCTTCTAAAGCatgttttctattttctaaTGCATTTGAGAAATCACTAAATGATGCTCAGATTTTGGTTGGACAGATGCTTGAgtcaaacttaaaatatttttttaaaaaaagtatatgcATTTCATTCGCATTCGATTTTGGTAGTAATATGGGTTGAGATGTCGAATGAGTATTATGTAAGAAATGCAGAACTTAATCTTTGCTACTAACAAATCTTCTTCCCCCTAACAAATTAATACCAACAACTTTCCTATAGAAAAAAAGCATGCTTAAAACAGAAATTTCAGTCTATTCATTACATTTCTTATGACAGTTCCACAATACCATTTTCAAGTAATACACACTGAGAATAGTTTTTCAAGTTGAATTCCTGATAACTCTTTTCTTGAGGCAAATGGCCTTAAGGAATCTTTAGAAGTAGAAAACATCAAGAGTTCAAAAAACTATTCCTATAAATACTTTTTCATTGGTTATGTTGAATTTAAATACACAGATTAACTTCTAATAATAACATAACAGTATTCTATCATAACATAAACAATTACAACCGGCTTAAATGTGTTTTTCATTGATTTGATTTCACATCTATCAactaatttgaattaaaaaaggTGGCTTTATTATCTGTATTACCATGTATCTGTTTCAGATCACACCCAACttctcattcattcattcactAATCCCTTCATTTTAAAGCAAAAGTTTGTGGCCACACTACAGCAGCCAAATCTCATTTTCAGTGACCTTTTATCTATCTTCCTTGATGTACCACCTGAATCTCTAACAAAGACAGATAAGATATACCCTCATACTATTATTGGTTATGTTCATATGCACTCAATTATCACTCACTATTACCATCTATAAAACCACTTTGCTCCATTACACTTCCACACATCAAACATTCATAGCAATAAAAACTTACCTATCATTTGCTTCTTTGCAAAAGCAGCAAAATATTAAGAAGATGAAGCAAATTATCTTCTTTTCAGTCCTAGTACTATTTGCTCATATATTTTTTACCGCTACTACTTTAGCTCAGTCACCTGCTGCAGCGCCTAAAGCCGCTGTGAAACCTGCCCCCGCCATACCAGCTCCCGCAACAGCACCGGCAAAACCATTAGTCCCTTCGTTACCTCAATCACCCTCATCTGACTCTTCTTCCGGTCAAGACATCATCAAAATTCTAAGGAAAGCGAAATCATTCAACACACTAATCCGCCTGCTCAAAACCACACAAATTATCAACCAAATCAACGCACAGCTGGTGACAACAAAGTCCGGCGGTTTGACCATTCTTGCGCCCGACGATGGTGCCTTTTCGCAACTAAAACCCGGATACTTCAATTCGCTCGGCGAACGCCAACAGAAACAACTGATACAGTTTCATGTTCTTCCTGTTTATGTATCAAGCTCAAATTTTGATTCACTTAGCAACCCTGTGCTTTCACTAGCCAGTGATAGCCCTACTGGTTATCAAATGAATGTGACTGCTTATGGAAACAGTGTGAATATTTCAACTGGTGTGGTGAATGCTACACTCACAGGAATTGTTTACTCTGATAAAACACTTGCTATATATCATGTGGATAAAGTGCTTGTTCCTTTGGACTTCTCTAAGCCTAAGGCTATAGCTCCTGCTCCTACTGTGGCAAAGGCACCTAAAGCTGGTAAAGATTCATCTTCAGATGATGATCAAGGAGAGACAAACAAGGCTACTTCTGGTGCCATCAAAAAAATTAGCTTTCAAGGAACAATGTTTGTGTCCCTTTTTGTTGGTTTAGTTGCAACATTAACCATCTTCAGTTGATGAAGTGAAGACCAACCTATTTGAAggttgttatgttttttttttttaatttctcttgTGCTTGTGCTCTTTCTTTCTTGGTTTTATTTTGGATTGTAATGCTCATGGGAAGAGTGTTGCTCTAGAGTTTGTGAAGTGTGTACTTCTTGCCTGATTAATTTTCTtcaagtaaatataaaaatattgattgtTTTGGTGAAAGAAAGCTGAAATTTTTGAATACTTGATTTTCTTTTATAGTAACTAAATTTAATTCTAACCAATAACCATATATGCCAAAGGAACAGGGGAAGCATTTTCAGTTCTTATTAACAAGCTAATTAAAATCGGATCGATTACTGAATAGGCGTGCCTACTAGTTTaaacataatattcataaattttacaaaattaaaattaaacttcaCTTGAAATGTCATAAGTAAACATAATATACGCCTTTTCTGCAAAGGAACGAAGATGAAAGTGTAATAcaattatcaaaatcaaaacaacttcattttggtatgttatttaaattaaaaaagaaccTAAGGGGAAAAAATTAGACTCCAAAATAACGTCGTTTTGatgtttaaaaaaacaaaaaatagttcAACCAGATGAACCGCGAGCTTTTATCATGTTTTCACAATGAGTCTTGAGACCTTATAGCACGTAAAAGAAGCCTTATTTGCACCAAAACCAAGACATCAAATATTAAACAAAGGTGTAAATAATGTGAAAATAACATTCCAAATAGCAATAGTTTGATCCTGCAATGAAAACATATTGTTTTGACCAAAATcaacacatattttttatgaaaaatagtGACACGTCTTAGTTGTTTGTTTTAATTGTAGGACATTTTCTTTTCATTATCAAATACAATATATATGACATTTCTAACTTCTATTCAATACCACTTTCTTAACTATTTctctactttaaaaaaaattaaaattaaaataataaaaacttcaaatagtttttttatatatagtctTGATAGAGCATATTAAACCAAAAAATCGCATGAGCACAAGTAATATTGAATTATCTTAACATAATCAACATATAATTTGTGGATAGGCCTAACATTTGCTTCCTAATTCCTCAAATTTGTGGgagataatttataatttgattaacTCCCTTTCAATATGGTGAATGGAACAACTCAACTTTTATACAGATCAATATCCCCTTTCCCAACCACATTTTCATATCatacacataaaataaattgattgtatAACTCTATGATGTGATGAAAGCAAAATAGCTCATGCATACAAATTTAAATCCACCTGCATTCTTTCAATTACATAGTAATATCACTGTCAAATCAAATCTTCTTTCTTACACAACTAATTACTCATTAAACATATACCTATTTACTATGATAAAAAAGTTGTAACTTTCACTTTTCTCTAACTAAATTAATCCTTAAGGATCATGCACCTGCACCTGTTTCTAAAGGAGGCTCTTGATCATGTGGAATTATTgataatcataaatataaacaaaaatagagttAAATgtatagattaaatatattaattttgtttatattttaaatcgaACAGAGTATATATTTTGGGATATTGCTTTGTTTGTATAGGCTAAAAAGTGCatatgtgttttaaaaaatggttctttgtatatatgtgttttgaaattttaattatttgatattgtttattttttctattagatTGTATTTTAACTTTTGGAGGCAATGTTGTATTTGATTTAGTAAATTTTAAGTTGAGTAAAATGtatagttaatttaaaaaagatgTTTATGTACTACTCTCTCCTCTCTAATATTTTGTCCTTTATACTTTGGAACACATAAAAACACTACTAATAAAGTTAGataatttaaattcttttactcttaatttatttgttaacaataaaattcatttaataaatGTTTGTAGTTTATATAAGAGTTTAGAGGGAAAAATATCATTAgttgtttattaattttatacagGGGTCAAAGGAATTATAAAGACCAAAGAACTTCATAGTTTTTCAGTGAAAATTATGCTTCACACCTCTATACAGTCTCTATACACCTTCAAATCACATCCTTTTATAGTCTCTATGCACCTTCAAACcatgtaaatttaaaaaaaggtcatgaagtatttaaataaaacattttacaaaaaaaaaaaatcgtaacAAATAGTGAGTACTCTAAAAAACTC
Protein-coding sequences here:
- the LOC101514610 gene encoding fasciclin-like arabinogalactan protein 11, translating into MKQIIFFSVLVLFAHIFFTATTLAQSPAAAPKAAVKPAPAIPAPATAPAKPLVPSLPQSPSSDSSSGQDIIKILRKAKSFNTLIRLLKTTQIINQINAQLVTTKSGGLTILAPDDGAFSQLKPGYFNSLGERQQKQLIQFHVLPVYVSSSNFDSLSNPVLSLASDSPTGYQMNVTAYGNSVNISTGVVNATLTGIVYSDKTLAIYHVDKVLVPLDFSKPKAIAPAPTVAKAPKAGKDSSSDDDQGETNKATSGAIKKISFQGTMFVSLFVGLVATLTIFS
- the LOC101514289 gene encoding protein STICHEL-like 4, which produces MTRAIRNRVLKDANGDISDHLRNHIHLTNCIHLKNHMHKNSPILADRSIMRDLVVLQRSHSLRDPSASPPSWHSPSVVDLLFKRAENDTMNQVGRRSLGVNSRRMSGTSPPLVSKGTSRVAPGEVSRGNDVVQVATSERSSKSGVGDGRKVGREESGRKSNRPDYLEVSQEKPLHEAGKSLAEDVVSRHSESKERKNRQRGKNVQDFQVKTLSEQLNDVPLDSDDLASSNIHFRARLPRQEKVIEEAQAGMRGHANGMNRIKRRKFRSTRRTRVATTSRDIGAENELSVASNSFAQGSANKKYNSEEVDEYADDNVTRAPKNGCGMPWNWSRIHHRGKTFLDIAGRSLSCGLSDSKLKKGTFTANGRNLSEMPVAADNSSSCTNSDAEALPLLVDASGSHGSTENACWGRDYSGELGIYGDNLFKQDIDSDLASEARSGGQHKLRRNHHSRHQSLTQKYMPRTFRDMVGQNLVAQALSNAVIRRKVGLLYVFYGPHGTGKTSTARIFARALNCTSSEHPKPCGFCNYCVAHDMGKSRNIREVGPVSNFDFENIMDLLDNMIVSQLPSQYRVFIFDDCDTLSADCWNAISKVIDRAPRRVVFILVSTSLDVLPHIIISRCQKFFFPKLKDADIVYTLQWIATKEGLDIDKDALKLIASRSDGSLRDAEMTLEQLSLLGQRISVPLVQELVGLISDEKLVDLLDLALSADTVNTVKNLRVIMEAGVEPIALMSQLATVITDILAGTYDFTKERRRRKFFRRQPLSKDDMEKLRQALKTLSEAEKQLRMSNDKLTWLTAALLQLAPDQQYVLPTSSDNSFNHSPFALQNGNVKEANRNTGNPVEIPNRTRRMSMDARMENFHAGSSADGMTKGLSPEKRRLSVSGFAPQHTYSHSTEKTRVNERKTLDKNRKEIEEIWLEVLERIHYPGLKEFLYKAGKLIFISFGAAPTVQLMFDSQLSKSTAEKFTGHILQAFESVLGSSVTIESRCESNKDAVSPVQLPLVLPAINDGSSQIRDLIHVGTEARSLNESVEKRRSEIVEEEEASHMQDKNNGQQSQKLPTVKSHLDRRKLSEQGQSLSLVRSKVSLAHVIQQAEGQRSGWSKRKAVSIAEKLEQENLRLEPRSRSLLCWKASRATRRKLSRLKIRTRKPRALLNLVTCGKCLSTKSPR